The Coffea arabica cultivar ET-39 chromosome 9e, Coffea Arabica ET-39 HiFi, whole genome shotgun sequence genome has a window encoding:
- the LOC113710260 gene encoding formate dehydrogenase, mitochondrial-like isoform X2: MAMKRVAASALRAFTSSGNSTSSLLTRHLHASPGSKKIVGVFYDAKEYAAKNPNFLGCTENALAIRQWLESQGHQYIVTSDKEGPYCAYVTAERIKKAKNLQLLLTAGIGSDHVDLKAAADAGLTVAEVTGSNVVSVAEDELMRILILVRNFVPGHHQVITGDWNVAGIAYRAYDLEGKTVGTVGAGRIGRLLLQRLKPFNCNLLYHDRLKMDPELENQIGAKFEEDLDKMLPKCDIIVINMPLTEKTRGMFNKDRIAKLKKGVLIVNNARAAIMDTQAVVDGCSSGQIGGYSGDVWNPQPAPKDHPWRYMPNQAMTPHISGTTIDAQIRYAAGVKDMLDRYFKGEDFPPQHYIVKDGELASQYR, from the exons ATGGCGATGAAGCGTGTAGCTGCCTCTGCACTTCGTGCTTTTACCTCTTCAGGGAATTCAACTTCATCACTCCTCACCAGACACCTCCAT GCCTCTCCTGGTAGCAAAAAGATTGTTGGTGTTTTCTATGATGCAAAAGAATATGCTGCAAAGAATCCCAATTTTCTTGGATGCACAGAAAATGCATTGGCTATCCGCCAATGGCTAGAATCACAGGGCCATCAATACATAGTCACTTCGGACAAAGAAGGACCATATTGTG CATATGTCACGGCTGAAAGGATTAAGAAGGCAAAAAATCTGCAACTTTTGCTGACTGCTGGAATTGGCTCAGATCATGTTGATCTGAAAGCTGCAGCAGATGCTGGGTTAACAGTTGCAGAGGTCACTGGGAGTAACGTTGTCTCGGTTGCAGAAGATGAATTGATGAGGATCCTCATTCTTGTTCGAAATTTCGTGCCTGGACACCATCAAGTCATAACAGGGGATTGGAATGTTGCAGGTATTGCTTACAGAGCTTATGATCTTGAAGGCAAGACTGTAGGAACTGTTGGTGCTGGGCGTATAGGCAGGCTTTTGCTGCAGAGATTGAAACCTTTCAACTGTAATCTTCTCTATCATGATCGGCTCAAGATGGATCCTGAGTTGGAGAATCAAATTGGAGCCAAATTCGAGGAAGATCTCGATAAGATGCTGCCGAAATGTGACATAATTGTTATTAATATGCCTCTTACAGAAAAAACTAG AGGGATGTTCAACAAAGATAGAATTGCTAAGCTAAAGAAAGGAGTTTTGATTGTAAACAATGCTCGAGCAGCAATCATGGACACACAAGCAGTTGTTGATGGTTGTTCTAGCGGACAAATTGGAG GTTACAGTGGGGATGTTTGGAATCCACAACCAGCTCCAAAGGACCATCCTTGGCGTTACATGCCGAACCAAGCTATGACCCCTCATATTTCTGGTACTACCATTGATGCACAG ATACGCTATGCAGCTGGAGTCAAGGACATGCTGGATAGGTACTTCAAGGGAGAAGATTTCCCTCCACAACATTACATTGTCAAGGATGGGGAGCTAGCAAGCCAGTATCGTTGA
- the LOC113710260 gene encoding formate dehydrogenase, mitochondrial-like isoform X1, whose product MAMKRVAASALRAFTSSGNSTSSLLTRHLHASPGSKKIVGVFYDAKEYAAKNPNFLGCTENALAIRQWLESQGHQYIVTSDKEGPYCELEKHIPDLHVLITTPFHPAYVTAERIKKAKNLQLLLTAGIGSDHVDLKAAADAGLTVAEVTGSNVVSVAEDELMRILILVRNFVPGHHQVITGDWNVAGIAYRAYDLEGKTVGTVGAGRIGRLLLQRLKPFNCNLLYHDRLKMDPELENQIGAKFEEDLDKMLPKCDIIVINMPLTEKTRGMFNKDRIAKLKKGVLIVNNARAAIMDTQAVVDGCSSGQIGGYSGDVWNPQPAPKDHPWRYMPNQAMTPHISGTTIDAQIRYAAGVKDMLDRYFKGEDFPPQHYIVKDGELASQYR is encoded by the exons ATGGCGATGAAGCGTGTAGCTGCCTCTGCACTTCGTGCTTTTACCTCTTCAGGGAATTCAACTTCATCACTCCTCACCAGACACCTCCAT GCCTCTCCTGGTAGCAAAAAGATTGTTGGTGTTTTCTATGATGCAAAAGAATATGCTGCAAAGAATCCCAATTTTCTTGGATGCACAGAAAATGCATTGGCTATCCGCCAATGGCTAGAATCACAGGGCCATCAATACATAGTCACTTCGGACAAAGAAGGACCATATTGTG AACTTGAGAAGCACATTCCGGATCTCCATGTGTTGATAACTACCCCATTTCATCCAGCATATGTCACGGCTGAAAGGATTAAGAAGGCAAAAAATCTGCAACTTTTGCTGACTGCTGGAATTGGCTCAGATCATGTTGATCTGAAAGCTGCAGCAGATGCTGGGTTAACAGTTGCAGAGGTCACTGGGAGTAACGTTGTCTCGGTTGCAGAAGATGAATTGATGAGGATCCTCATTCTTGTTCGAAATTTCGTGCCTGGACACCATCAAGTCATAACAGGGGATTGGAATGTTGCAGGTATTGCTTACAGAGCTTATGATCTTGAAGGCAAGACTGTAGGAACTGTTGGTGCTGGGCGTATAGGCAGGCTTTTGCTGCAGAGATTGAAACCTTTCAACTGTAATCTTCTCTATCATGATCGGCTCAAGATGGATCCTGAGTTGGAGAATCAAATTGGAGCCAAATTCGAGGAAGATCTCGATAAGATGCTGCCGAAATGTGACATAATTGTTATTAATATGCCTCTTACAGAAAAAACTAG AGGGATGTTCAACAAAGATAGAATTGCTAAGCTAAAGAAAGGAGTTTTGATTGTAAACAATGCTCGAGCAGCAATCATGGACACACAAGCAGTTGTTGATGGTTGTTCTAGCGGACAAATTGGAG GTTACAGTGGGGATGTTTGGAATCCACAACCAGCTCCAAAGGACCATCCTTGGCGTTACATGCCGAACCAAGCTATGACCCCTCATATTTCTGGTACTACCATTGATGCACAG ATACGCTATGCAGCTGGAGTCAAGGACATGCTGGATAGGTACTTCAAGGGAGAAGATTTCCCTCCACAACATTACATTGTCAAGGATGGGGAGCTAGCAAGCCAGTATCGTTGA